Proteins encoded in a region of the Oscillospiraceae bacterium MB24-C1 genome:
- a CDS encoding dicarboxylate/amino acid:cation symporter, producing MSGRKKLNLSVQILIGLLAGVAVGLCMQGEGARLIANNWIKPFGSLFLNAIKMLIVPLVFSSLIVGTCGLGDAKRVGRIGGKTIVFYLCTTALAVTLGLIVGNIGRVGGGFVLAEGLSYEAKEAPNVVDTLLNIIPANPLKALVEGNMLQIIAFAIFLGGSIIMVGDRAKPVSDFFDGMAECMYALVAFVMKFSPIAVFALIVPIVAVNGPSVLLPLLSVILAVYFGCILHMAIVYSFSVRMIAKISPLTFFKKCSEAILFAFTTASSSATLPFSMVASERLGVPLPIRSFVLPLGATINMDGTAIYQGICALFIANVYNISLSMGQQLTIILTATLASIGTAGVPGAGVVMLGLVLQSVGLPIEGVALIAGIDRILDMARTTVNITGDIACSVVVASSEKELAPVGK from the coding sequence ATGTCTGGCAGAAAAAAGTTGAATCTTTCCGTACAGATTCTTATTGGACTATTGGCCGGTGTTGCGGTCGGTTTATGCATGCAGGGGGAGGGCGCACGCCTCATCGCCAATAACTGGATTAAGCCTTTTGGCTCCCTGTTTCTCAACGCCATAAAAATGCTTATCGTTCCGTTAGTTTTTTCCTCGCTGATCGTCGGAACCTGCGGCTTGGGCGATGCCAAGCGCGTGGGGCGCATCGGTGGTAAAACAATTGTTTTTTATCTTTGTACAACTGCACTTGCTGTCACACTCGGCCTTATTGTGGGCAATATCGGACGTGTCGGTGGCGGCTTTGTATTGGCCGAGGGCCTGAGCTATGAAGCCAAGGAAGCGCCAAACGTTGTCGACACCCTGCTTAACATTATCCCAGCCAACCCTCTTAAGGCGCTGGTTGAGGGTAATATGCTTCAGATCATTGCTTTCGCGATATTTTTGGGCGGATCAATTATCATGGTGGGCGATCGCGCCAAGCCAGTCTCCGATTTCTTTGACGGCATGGCTGAGTGCATGTACGCGTTGGTGGCCTTTGTCATGAAGTTTTCTCCCATCGCCGTTTTTGCGCTTATAGTGCCGATTGTCGCGGTGAATGGACCTTCAGTGTTGTTGCCACTGTTAAGCGTCATTCTTGCGGTTTATTTCGGCTGTATTTTACATATGGCAATCGTCTACTCATTCTCTGTTCGTATGATAGCTAAAATTAGTCCGCTGACCTTTTTTAAAAAGTGCTCGGAAGCGATATTGTTCGCCTTCACCACGGCGTCGAGTTCTGCTACACTGCCATTTTCAATGGTGGCATCCGAAAGACTGGGCGTTCCGCTACCCATCCGTAGCTTTGTGCTTCCGCTGGGTGCAACCATTAACATGGATGGAACAGCAATTTATCAGGGCATCTGTGCATTGTTTATCGCAAACGTCTATAATATTTCGCTTAGCATGGGTCAGCAACTGACCATTATTCTCACCGCTACTCTGGCCTCTATCGGTACAGCGGGTGTGCCTGGCGCGGGCGTTGTCATGCTTGGCCTGGTGCTGCAGTCGGTTGGTCTACCCATCGAGGGTGTCGCATTGATCGCTGGCATTGACCGTATACTGGATATGGCAAGAACCACCGTTAACATCACCGGCGATATCGCCTGCTCGGTCGTTGTCGCTTCTTCCGAAAAAGAATTGGCTCCGGTGGGCAAGTAA
- the pyrR gene encoding bifunctional pyr operon transcriptional regulator/uracil phosphoribosyltransferase PyrR yields the protein MCLKRKDIMDQADINRACVRLSHELIERNKGTDDVVLIGIQRRGVPLAKKVSALVEQYYGVKLPVGMLDITFYRDDLSLLSEHPVINGTDIPFMISGKRVVLVDDVLYTGRTVRAAIEAVLESGRAKCIQLMVMVDRGHRELPIRADFIGKNLPTSNNEVVHVCVPEFDGESAVYIEALE from the coding sequence ATGTGTTTGAAACGCAAGGATATTATGGACCAAGCAGACATCAACCGTGCTTGCGTGCGGCTTTCTCATGAGTTGATTGAACGCAATAAGGGCACCGACGACGTGGTACTCATCGGCATTCAGCGGCGCGGCGTACCACTGGCCAAAAAGGTCTCGGCACTGGTCGAACAGTATTATGGGGTAAAGCTACCCGTTGGGATGCTGGATATTACCTTTTACCGTGATGACTTATCATTATTGTCTGAGCACCCAGTCATCAACGGCACCGATATTCCGTTTATGATTTCCGGCAAGCGGGTGGTTTTGGTGGATGACGTACTTTACACCGGGCGTACCGTGCGTGCGGCGATTGAAGCTGTGTTGGAAAGCGGGCGTGCCAAATGTATTCAGCTGATGGTGATGGTAGACAGAGGTCACCGGGAGCTGCCCATCCGGGCTGACTTTATCGGCAAGAATCTGCCCACCTCCAATAACGAGGTTGTGCATGTTTGCGTCCCTGAATTCGACGGGGAGAGCGCTGTGTATATTGAGGCGCTGGAATAA
- a CDS encoding aspartate carbamoyltransferase catalytic subunit, giving the protein MALKTKDLLGLRDISREEIEEILNTAEAMKQVVAGPTKKTSHLQGKSIVTLFYENSTRTRLSFELASKYMSAVAANIAASSSSVKKGETLIDTAKTIDMMGTDVIIMRHPMSGAPHIMAKHVKSAIINAGDGTNEHPTQALLDMLTIREKKGGFEGLKVAVVGDVVHSRVARSNVYGLTKMGAKVVLAGPPTLLPAPGCEMPGVEYCYQVEDAVRDADVVMALRIQLERQKKGLFPSVREYARYFGIDPKMMQLARPDALVMHPGPMNRGVEISSYVADSDQSFINEQVTNGVAVRMALLYMMTRREGR; this is encoded by the coding sequence ATGGCATTAAAAACAAAGGATCTTCTCGGACTGCGCGATATCAGCCGGGAAGAAATTGAAGAAATTTTGAACACGGCAGAGGCAATGAAGCAGGTGGTGGCCGGCCCGACCAAAAAGACCTCGCATCTGCAAGGCAAGTCGATTGTCACACTGTTTTATGAAAACTCCACGAGAACCCGCCTGTCGTTCGAACTGGCAAGTAAGTATATGTCGGCGGTGGCGGCCAATATCGCGGCATCTTCTTCCAGCGTTAAAAAAGGCGAAACACTCATCGACACAGCAAAAACCATTGACATGATGGGCACCGACGTGATCATTATGCGTCACCCCATGAGCGGTGCGCCCCACATCATGGCTAAGCACGTCAAATCCGCCATCATCAATGCAGGCGACGGCACCAACGAGCACCCCACTCAGGCTCTGCTGGACATGCTGACCATCCGCGAGAAAAAGGGTGGATTTGAGGGCTTAAAGGTTGCGGTGGTGGGCGACGTTGTGCACTCCCGCGTAGCGCGTTCAAATGTTTACGGCCTAACCAAAATGGGGGCAAAGGTGGTGCTGGCTGGCCCGCCCACGCTGCTGCCCGCGCCCGGTTGCGAAATGCCCGGCGTAGAATATTGCTACCAAGTTGAAGACGCTGTGCGTGACGCCGACGTTGTCATGGCGCTGCGTATCCAACTTGAGCGCCAGAAGAAGGGATTGTTCCCCTCGGTGCGCGAATACGCGCGTTATTTCGGTATCGACCCTAAGATGATGCAGCTTGCGCGACCTGATGCGCTGGTAATGCACCCCGGCCCGATGAACCGCGGCGTGGAAATTTCGAGCTATGTCGCCGATTCTGACCAGTCGTTCATCAATGAGCAGGTCACGAACGGTGTCGCAGTGCGCATGGCGTTGCTTTATATGATGACAAGGAGGGAAGGCAGATGA